A stretch of the Acyrthosiphon pisum isolate AL4f chromosome A2, pea_aphid_22Mar2018_4r6ur, whole genome shotgun sequence genome encodes the following:
- the LOC100165128 gene encoding uncharacterized protein LOC100165128 isoform X1 yields the protein MKGNFKYVCRYFSRNSIDVTPEVKNALNKQKPVIALESALITHGLPFPKNVETALEMEHIIKSHNIIPATIGIINGRVKAGMSPEQINVLGLSAEKKTVKVSRRDFPYVLSQGLNGGTTVSGTLVVANALGIKFFVTGGIGGVHIDGQNSLDVSADLIELSRCAIMVVSAGIKSILDIGRTLEYLETVGVCVASYDSNGEFPAFYTKQSGYKSVCNVTSPCEAAGLLEQCQNTGSGVLLAVPILEERIKKTEIDKAIKNARQMCEKQGIVGKNITPFVLSEVSRLTKGLSMDTNISLLKNNSLVGSKIAMEYYSKLSSTSKSIFEVKKSMKKSTKSPVVIGGSNIDYVLQVDEDLKIYEE from the exons ATGAAGGGAAATTTCAAGTATGTTTGCCGATATTTTTCTAGAAATTCTATAGATGTCACCCCTGAAGTTAAAAACGCTCTGAATAAGCAAAAACCAGTAATTGCATTAGAATCAGCTCTTATAACTCACGGATTACCATTCCCGAAAAATGTGGAGACTGCTTTGGAAATGGAACACATCATCAAGTcacat AACATAATTCCAGCTACAATTGGTATAATTAATGGGAGAGTTAAAGCCGGTATGAGTCCTGAACAAATCAATGTTCTTGGCTTATCAGCTGAGAAAAAAACAGTCAAAGTTTCAAGGAGAGATTTTCCTTATGTGCTCAGCCaa GGTTTAAATGGTGGCACCACAGTATCCGGTACATTAGTTGTCGCTAATGCTTTGGGCATAAAATTCTTTGTTACTG gTGGAATTGGCGGAGTTCATATAGATGGTCAAAATTCCTTGGATGTAAGTGCTGATTTAATTGAGTTGTCCAGATGTGCAATAATGGTTGTTTCTGCTGGTATAAAATCTATACTTGATATAGGACGAACTTTAGAATACCTT gaAACTGTGGGTGTCTGTGTTGCTTCATATGATTCAAATGGAGAATTTCCTGCATTTTATACTAAACAAAGCGGATATAAGTCTGTATGTAATGTAACTTCGCCCTGTGAAGCAGCTGGCCTTCTAGAACAATGTCAAAATACAGGATCTGGTGTTCTGTTAGCTGTTCCAATACTAGAAGAaagaataaaaa AAACTGAAATTGACAAAGCAATAAAAAATGCTCGTCAGATGTGTGAAAAACAAGGAATCGTGGGAAAAAATATTACTCCTTTTGTTCTGAGTGAAGTTAGTCGACTGACAAAAGGACTTTCCATGGATActa acatttctttattgaaaaataactcTTTGGTTGGAAGTAAAATTGCAAtggaatattattcaaaattgtcttctacatcaaaatcaatttttgaagtGAAAAAGAGTATGAAAAAGTCTACAAAATCTcct GTAGTAATTGGTGGTAGTAATATAG
- the LOC100165128 gene encoding uncharacterized protein LOC100165128 isoform X2 — protein MKGNFKYVCRYFSRNSIDVTPEVKNALNKQKPVIALESALITHGLPFPKNVETALEMEHIIKSHNIIPATIGIINGRVKAGMSPEQINVLGLSAEKKTVKVSRRDFPYVLSQGLNGGTTVSGTLVVANALGIKFFVTGGIGGVHIDGQNSLDVSADLIELSRCAIMVVSAGIKSILDIGRTLEYLETVGVCVASYDSNGEFPAFYTKQSGYKSVCNVTSPCEAAGLLEQCQNTGSGVLLAVPILEERIKKTEIDKAIKNARQMCEKQGIVGKNITPFVLSEVSRLTKGLSMDTNISLLKNNSLVGSKIAMEYYSKLSSTSKSIFEVKKSMKKSTKSPI, from the exons ATGAAGGGAAATTTCAAGTATGTTTGCCGATATTTTTCTAGAAATTCTATAGATGTCACCCCTGAAGTTAAAAACGCTCTGAATAAGCAAAAACCAGTAATTGCATTAGAATCAGCTCTTATAACTCACGGATTACCATTCCCGAAAAATGTGGAGACTGCTTTGGAAATGGAACACATCATCAAGTcacat AACATAATTCCAGCTACAATTGGTATAATTAATGGGAGAGTTAAAGCCGGTATGAGTCCTGAACAAATCAATGTTCTTGGCTTATCAGCTGAGAAAAAAACAGTCAAAGTTTCAAGGAGAGATTTTCCTTATGTGCTCAGCCaa GGTTTAAATGGTGGCACCACAGTATCCGGTACATTAGTTGTCGCTAATGCTTTGGGCATAAAATTCTTTGTTACTG gTGGAATTGGCGGAGTTCATATAGATGGTCAAAATTCCTTGGATGTAAGTGCTGATTTAATTGAGTTGTCCAGATGTGCAATAATGGTTGTTTCTGCTGGTATAAAATCTATACTTGATATAGGACGAACTTTAGAATACCTT gaAACTGTGGGTGTCTGTGTTGCTTCATATGATTCAAATGGAGAATTTCCTGCATTTTATACTAAACAAAGCGGATATAAGTCTGTATGTAATGTAACTTCGCCCTGTGAAGCAGCTGGCCTTCTAGAACAATGTCAAAATACAGGATCTGGTGTTCTGTTAGCTGTTCCAATACTAGAAGAaagaataaaaa AAACTGAAATTGACAAAGCAATAAAAAATGCTCGTCAGATGTGTGAAAAACAAGGAATCGTGGGAAAAAATATTACTCCTTTTGTTCTGAGTGAAGTTAGTCGACTGACAAAAGGACTTTCCATGGATActa acatttctttattgaaaaataactcTTTGGTTGGAAGTAAAATTGCAAtggaatattattcaaaattgtcttctacatcaaaatcaatttttgaagtGAAAAAGAGTATGAAAAAGTCTACAAAATCTcct atcTAG